A stretch of DNA from Lepus europaeus isolate LE1 chromosome 11, mLepTim1.pri, whole genome shotgun sequence:
AGTCCTCCTCTTTCATGGGAGCCGTTTTTAGCATCCTGAATTGTCATAGCCTCTGCCGCTGGCCCTGGCCAGGGCGTGCCCCGCCCGGCATTGCCTGGTCATCTGTGCGTGCTGCGGTGGGGCATGTGGGAGCCGGCTGCCCCTGGCCTCTCCCAGAGCACCACGTCACGGTGTCAACAGCGGCCTGAGCCAAGTCCCAGAACTGGGGCGCACTTGGAGCCGGGCCCCTCCGCTTTGGACCCCCGCAGCAGCAACTGTTCCCCcttggcccctcccccaggcacctCCCGGCCCCCTCGGCCCTCGTGTGACTTTGCAAACCTGTGGTTTTGCGCAGTGCACCCAGGCCACGAGGGGACGGGTCCATTTGAAAGCTGTTCCCAGGCACACGGTCTGACTTGTTTAAGTGGCTGCTTCTGCTGTATCGGATTGTGCTCATTATCAGTGGCTTTTGGGTTTGCAGAAATAAAGAATTCCCAACCTGACCGAGACGTGCGCTTTCTCTCCGGGCTTCCCACTCTCATCCTTGGGTCGTCTTGCTGAGGTCGTCCCCGACAATGGCTGCTCACCGTGCTGAGAGCGGGAGGGCGCCCAGCGGCTGCTTTTACTAGAATATTCCACCCAACCTTTGTTCTGGGGCAGTCACACCTCCTGCGTACCATCCCGCCGGTTAAACACCTGCTGTGCCCGGAAGTGGCCCTGCCCGCTCAACTGACAGAGAAGTTGTGTTAAAAGGTTTAATATTCAAATGACACATTAAATATAATCAAACAGCAGCAGCTTTGTTAAGCATCAAGCCGGCTGGCGAGGTGGAGGGGTGGGCGCCCAGGCAGCGAGTCAGCGTCGGCAGTGTGTGGCTGAGCGGGGACTGCTctccccgggccccgcccaccgcAGCCCACCAGGGGTCCACCTGTTAGGGGAGCTAACAGCTCGTTAAATCTAGCTGGGACGAAGGCCCCAGATGACGGGCCCTTCGCTTCTGGGAGGGAAGCCAACTCATTCGTCACCGGAACCAAAAGCAGTACTGAAACTATCCACACAGCGTCGGCGTGGACCCGGCCAGGCCACGCCCCCACCGGGGCACCAGGCAGATCTGCCGGGAGCTCTGGGCCCAGACTGAAGGGAGCCGGAGCTCAGGAATCGGCTTGAAAGGCCTGCTGTGGACCTACGCAGCAGGAGCCGGAACCCCGGGCCCTGGCTACTTTCTTTGCTCTTGGTAAAAGGAGTCGATGATGTCTTTGTACTTCTCCAGGACCGTGAGCCTCTTCAGTTTCATCGTGGGACCTAGAGGGGGAGCGGGGAGAAACGAGTGAGGCCTGGCTCTGTGAGACGCGTGTGGCCAAGGGCCTGGCTCAGGAGACCCGCAAGTCTGGAGCTGAGGCAGACGGGCCTGGCCGAGGAGCCGGCCTCCTGCTACTGCGGCCCCCAGTCCGCACAGGAGATgacgggacacacacacaccctcccgaTGGCTTAGGTCACCCTGGGACCCCGGCCTTTAGGGATGGATGAGACACAATGTTTGGATATTTTCCACCTGCCATTGCGGAAGTAGCGAGTACGAAGGCAGAGCCCGAGAGCGGTTTCTGTCCCAGGCTCTCAGGTCGTGCCCTCCGGGTCGAGCCAGCAGCCCTGTCCCAGGGACACGTATGTAGCTTGTAGAGGGGCTGTTGCCCACAGACCGGGGTCTTGGGCCTGCAGCCAGCAAGGCAGCGACACCTGCCAACAACCACGTGCTGGGCGCAGAAGTGCAGCCCCTGGGTCGCGAGCCAGAGCCCCACGAGCCAAAGATGACTCCGTGTGGGGCGACAGATGACACACGCACGGCCTCTCTGCCTGCCGGCAGCCCTGGACACTGCTTgatggtgtgtgttgggggcatcTACAAGCCCTCCTCCCCAGGTCGCTCGTCTCGGCCTCGGTTTCCCCTCTGTGGTCTGACGTCCGAGTGGCCTAACAGTTCCACCGCCATCCAGGGAGAAAGTCCCACAGACAATACCGCGGTCCCAGGCTTCTGTGGGCCCTCTGGCTCCCACGGGCCGCACCGTCccctcctgccagccctggctgcttcccgACAGGCGCCTCCCAggccccccgcccagccccggcctaCCCAGCTCTCCGCCCGAGATGGAGAAGTCCCGCTCGAGGATGGCCCACTTCTGGATGTGGTAGGGCCGGGCGGCCGCGTTGCTGTTCACTCTCTGGATGCCCTCCTCGATGGCCTGGTACACGGCCTGGTCCCGCCGCCCCACGATCTCCGACACCGTGGTGGCCCGGCTGCCCACCCTCTGGCAGAACTCCAAGGCTTGTTCGCTCAGGTTATCCGTGGGGTCCGAGGTGTCCGGGTCCAGAGTGCACTGCGAAGGCAGGTGGGAGATGAGGCCCGAGGCTCAGAGCTGACGGCATGGGCCTCCGTGCTGCCAGCTCTGTCGTAGAGACGGTTCTGGGAGGACTCTGCAGCCCTGTCTTTGGCGGGAGCAGTGGTCTACAGGGACCAGAACCGCCCGAGGCTGAGGGCGGCAGGTGCACCGTGAGAGCTGCGGGGTGTGGCGATCTGCGGGGGAGGGGTTTGCGTGGGCTGTGGTCGCCCCACCGTGCAGGCAGCCCTGACAGCAGTGACCCGAGTCCCCTGTGTGCCTTGGCCAACCAGGCCCCCCCCGCCGCCAAGCCAGAGCCCCAGGCACACCTTCAAGGTGAGCAGCATagacaggaacttcctctggtccCCGATGAGCATGGCATTGCTGACGATCGGCACCTCTGTCTTTACCGCCTCCTCGATGGGCACAGGGGGCACATTCTCTCCGCCGGCCGTGATGATCAGCTCTGGGGAGACAAGGCCACGCCCCCGGCACAGGCTGGAGTCCAGGGGCgcctgctgacccccagccctggcctcagccACAACCCACACAGGCCAGGAGCAGGCGGAACTGCTGGAGCTGGCCCCTCACACCCAAGGCTGGAGGctcacccagcccccacccatcCTCACCCGAGCCCTCATCCACAGCCCCCCACCCTGCGCCCTGAACAGCCGGCGTCACTCTCCTCCCTGCCTTTGCTTCAGAACCATCACCCCCATCACTGCGCTAAGTGCTTTATGCCAGTAACTCCTTCAGTCCTCATGACTGCAGGCGAGGAGAGGGTCAgtcacttgtccaaggtcacctgTCAGTGGCAGAGCTAAGATTTCAACCCAGGCCCAGGGGCGTGGCGGTGGCCGGccctggttaagacacctgtgtcccactgggttccactcccagctctgactccagcttcccgctggcttagtaactgagtccctgccatccacgcagGAGACGCacaggatgctcctggcttcagcctggcccagccccaagagtgaacccttggatggacgatctcgctcgcttgctctctctgtaacactgactttcatacaaataaataaatctttaaaaataaataagatatttacttattaatttgaaaggtggatcgagagacggggggggggggggagggtgtcttccgtctgctgattcactccccaaatggctgcaacagccagggctgggccaggcccaatcaggagcctgggactccattggggtctcccacattggttggcagggacccaagcaattggaagtggagcagccaggattcaattAGTGCCCCTATGGGGATGCCAGCggcgcaggtggcagcttcacctgctgtgccacaacgccagcccccgaAATAGTTCACAGGAGTTAATACGAGGGAAAGGCCACACTGGGGGCTATGTCACACCCCGTTGGAGGGAGTTCAAAAGAACTGGGTAAGTGAAGGAAGGGCTGCACCGTGTTTGTGGACTGGAAGACCCTAAATGAAGCTATAGATTCAGGGACGTAACCATCAGAATTCCGGGAAATCGACACCATgaccctaaaattcacatggaaacacccaCGGCCAGGAACGGCCCCGGCTGTCTTGGACGTGAAGATTCGGGCTCCAGGGCCGACACAGCCAGACAGTCCCAGGGATAAAGCCCCAGAAATTAAGACGCTGGGTGTGTTGGCGCAAGGCTAGACCCACAGCCCAGAAAACTGGCCCCTGGAGACGGTGGACAGGTGAATTTCCAAGGAGGCACTGCAGGGGAGCGAGAAAGGCTGGTCTCAGATGCCAAGCTGGGCCAGCGGCATATGCATTCGGAGAAATGGCCCTGACCTCTGATCCTGCTATTTCTAGAAGGCACCAACCCGTCTAGAATTTGTGTTCTGGCTCCATAGCAACCTGCCGGGAGCGGGGACGCCGGGTGTCCTCGCCTGCCATTACAAGGGCGAACACGCGGTGGCGCTCGCGGCCCGCCCCAGCAGCCGCCGGTcaatcctcccctccccccactcccgcTCCCGCCCCAGGCCAGGCTCGCAGGGGACGAGGGACAGGCTGGGGGCGCTCACTCACCGCACAGCACGCCCCCTGAGGGGTCCAAGCCTCCGCAGCCATCAGCGGGCACTGGAGCTCAGTCCCACCCCTGCCAGACTGCCAGCAGTCACCCACCCCCTcccagagcctcagtttccccgtgcAATGGGGATGCATGATTCTCGCGCAGCTGCAGTGGGCATCCCACCCAACAGCACAAAGGGCGCAGCGGCTTTCCTTGGAGGACCCCCCcagctcttccgggtctccaaagGGGAGTTCTGTGAAGTCTGCCGCACGTTCAGTGTGTGTCCGCTCTGTGTCCTGCCAGCTAACAAACTGTGCTTGCACAGAACCATCCTAGGTATGCCCTTAAATCTCCAgcagggcccggcgctgtggcatagcgggtaaagccaccacctgcagtgccggcatcccatatgggcaccggttcgagtcccggctgccccacttccgatccagctctctgctgtggcctgggaaagcagtggaagatggcccaagtccttaggtccctgcacccgtatgggagacctggaaaaagctcctggctcccggctttggatcggtgcagctccggccattgcggccatctggggagtgaaccagtggacagaagacctgtctctctctctctctctctccctatcactctgcctttcaaataaaccagtcTTTACTAACATATATGTAGTGGTGGGAGTACAGTTTATcaagcccccaccccaacccGCCGGCCGCAGGCCACACTCACCTTTCAGGCGTCCGGTGATGTAGAGGAAGCCGTCGGCGTCCAGGCGGCCGGCATCGCCCGTGTGCAGCCAGCCCTCGGCGTCGATGGCCTCGCTCGTCTTGTCCTCCATGTTCAGGTAGCCCATGAAGATGGTGCGGCCCCACAGGCAGATCTCACCGATGCCCTCGGCGTCCTCGCCCACCAGCTTCACCCGGCAGCCTGGCACCACCTTGCCTGAGCTGGtgcgggaggggcagggagctggggtcccgGAGAGGCCCCAGGGGTCCCCCACCTCCCAGTCTCCCCGGATGGATGGCGGGGAGGTGTCCCCTCCCAGGGTTTTCTGTTTGAATAGGGGACTCCTCCGGTCAAGGAAAGATTTGCAGGTGAGCGAAAGAgactggcctggggcaggggcgctgggggcaggcatttcaAGGTAGCCAAGGAGGCTTCTAGCCACGCCCCCCGAACTGACCGCCGCCCCGCCCACCAGAAGTTGGAGAGCCGGGGGAGGGTCGCTCGGCCCGGCGCGCGCCCACATGCACCTGTCCACGTATGCTGTGGCCTAGGCGCTCACCTGTAGAGCCGGTAGTTGTAGGGGCTGGACATGAAGTGGGGCCCCGTGGTCTCGCTGAGGCCGTAGCCCGCGTACAAGCGGATGTTGAGGCCCAGGAAGAAGTGCTGTGTCTCGGCCGTCATGGGGGCCGCCCCGTAGAAGCTCTTCTGGCACTTGGCGAAGCCCAGCGCCTGGCGCACCTTGGCCAGCACCAGGTAATCCGCCAGCCTGCTCGTGAAGGGCTTCAGGTCGCTGGCGGCGGAAGGAAGGGTGCTCACGGGCTCCGAGGCACAGGGTGGCAGCCAGAGGGTCCCCACTCGCACAGGCCTCCTAGGTGTCTGAGCTGACTGGTTGGTGCCAATGCCCAGGCCCCTTGTTAAATGGCTGTGCCCCCCGAACGCGCGTGCAGATGTAGGGGTGGGATTGTGTGCAAGCAACAGAGGAGCGTGCACATCTGCACACACGGGAGCACGCGTGTGCAGAGGCTCAGCGcgtaggcccctgcacacacggaGACACAGCGGATGACCCCATCGGAAGCCTGCACGTGCTGGGCTCATGCACTCTTGTTTCTCCAGACTGCACATGGAGCTGCGTGCTCACAGCCATGCGCACACACCCCGGGATGCACGATACCATGGCACACACTGCCACGCTGCCCGTTTCCacgctgaggccaggccagggcgtGTCACTGGTTCTGGGGGGTTCTAAAAAGCCATCACAAGGGTGAGCTCTGAGCGTCACCGGGGACGCTGGGGTGGCCGGGAATGCTAAAGCCCCTCAGCTGTGGCCCCTTTCCCAGGCACTTGCTGGGGTCAGGGGGCTGTGTCAGGAGCCACTCCCAGGGGACTGAAGCGAGTTGGGCCTTCCAGGGAGACCCCCAAGATGGGggctgggaagagggagaggcccCAGCTCGGCCACTGATGGGGTCCCTGTCCGCGGGCACGGGGACAAGCCTAGACAGTCAGATCCTTGCCTGTGTCTTGAGTCGTGACCCAGCCTGGCCActtccccaggcccccaggccctcggtaCCTGTGAGGGCAGGTGAGGTTCTGCTCCAAGGTCACCGACATGGCCCACAGAAGCATCTTGCGCCGGATGAAGCCAGACTGAGCCGCCACCTCCTGGATGCGCTCCATGATCTTCTCCCACACCCGCGGCACCCCCATGTGGGACGTGGGCTCCACCTCGCGCAGGGTGTTCACCAGGCTGCCCTGCCCTCCGCCGGGGAGAGAAGGCAGGGTCAGGCCCAGCCGGGGCCGGGAGGCCGTGCACCCCCACAGCACGCCCACTGCACATGCGTGCCGGCGTGGGCACACGTCGGCTCCAAGCTGGCCCCTCGCTTTTGTTGGCGAGCAGAACCTCAAAGTCGCCAGGTACCCGGGGGCCGGGTGCTTTGGGGCTGCCCCGCTCCGTCCCTTCCAGCCCTGGTGGGGCTGATGCTTCATTCCTGTAACTCCAGCGCAACCCCGCCCTCCCCCTAAGCCGTGTTTGCTCTGGGAGTGGACAGGTGTCAATGTGCGGCCGCTGACACAAGGCTGGGTCAGGGTGGGGGTCCTGGGAGTTCCCCTCACTGTTTCGAGGGTCCAGAGTGGGCGTCTTGTGCAGGGTCTAAGACACTGCTTCCTGTTCCAGCTACTGGGCAACctcggagccagcaggtgatggctcaagagctgggcccctgcacccacatgagagacccggatggagtttctggctcgtgTCTTTGGCCAGGCCTAGCCTTAGCTGCTGGGGGcttttgggagtggaccagcagatggaagattctctctgtctctcagattaaccccccccccccttttaatgaAATAAACGTCCAAAGACAGGTGCAGTTCATGGGGCTGGGACAAAGGAAGGGGCGTGGCTGCCTTGTGACCTCGTGACCCTCTTTGAAGCCCGCCAACCCCAAACAGCCAAGTGGACCCAGGACCCCCGCCTGACACCTGCTATGTGGTGTTGTCGGTTTCTCTTCCTGTCTGCTCCTGGGGAGTCAGGCTGGGCTAATGGCTGGCTGGTCAAAGAATTCCtgccctgcccacaccctcccctgccccgcaCACCCACCTGACCCCGGGGGGCACACTGACCTTCAGGGCGTCGGGCTCGGCGAAGCAGACCTGTGCCCCCCACTGGATGCCCGTCCACAGGTCGTAGATCTGGGCGGCAATGTGGCTGAGGGGCAGGTAGCTGACCACCACCTCCTGCTGGACCTCCGCGGGCTGGATGTCACCCGCCTGGCTGCCGTAGCGGGCTGTCCACGTGATCTGGGGGGGCGGAGGGAGGCAGATGGGCCCCAGCGGCGTGCACAGCTGCGGTGGGGGCTTGGAGCTGTGGGTTTGAGGCCCCCCCCCGGGGGcaggcctcccctgcctccccactccctgccccccaGGTGGGTGGACCACCCTGCCAATCCCGGCCGCGGCCCGCCTACGTTGTCTTGGCTCAGCATCACGCCCTTGGGGTTGCCAGTGGTGCCCGAGGTGTAGACCAGCGCGCAGCACTGGTTGGGCTGCTGGGCAGCGATGATGGCGTCCAGGGCCTCCTCGGGCACGTCTTTTCCCAGCTCCATGAACTCCTCCATCTGCAGGGGCGGGTGAGCACAGGGGAGCTGTTGGCGGAGTCTGGGGCGGGgtggccagccccgcccccaccgccaCCACCGCCGCCACCCCCAGGTACCGTGTACACGTTGGCCATCGGCTTAGGAGGGGGTTCCCGGTACATCACCACGGCTTTCAGATGCGGTAGATTCTTCCAGATCTGCAGGGGTGGGACCCCCACCCCGGGTTTCAGCAAGGCCAAGGTCACCTCCCAAAAGCAGCCCCGTCTCCCCAGGATGGTTCTGTTGGGCCAAGGCTTTGGGGGAGCCccacctctgacctctgacccggCAGCACCCCCCCAGTTCCCCAGCGTGAGAACTTGGGGACGAGGACAGTGGGGGTAGGTGCCCCAGACACCCCCGTCTGGGGAACACGCCCTGTGAGCACACATGGAACACGGTGTGGCCATGGGGGCAGAGCTGTACAGTGGTCCTAGGAGGAATAATTCAGTGGAAAAGGGagggggcattgtggcacagtgggttaagctgccactgggacTCCTGCCTTCCACATCGGAgcccctggttcgagtcccggccactccacttctgatccagctccctgctaatgcgcctgggaaacagtggaagatggcccagctccttggaccctgcacccgcatgggaagaagctcctggatcctggctttagactggccagctgtggcctttgtggccatttggaccagtgggtggaagatctctctctctctccccctctgtctgtaactctacctcttggataaataaataaaatcttaaagaagaggGTTCTCTCCAGGAAGGGCAGAGTCTGACTTCCTTCATGGAAGCCTGGAACGGTCACCAGCGTGGACGGCCACCGTGTTGGCAGTTTGTCCAACCCCTGCTCTGTACAAAGGGCTTTTCGCACTTGGTTTTGCAGTGAGCGCCATGGCCTGCAGAGGGAGCTGTTTTACAGCTTTGACCTGGGAGTGCTGTCCAGGGAATTCTGTCTTAGCGACTGGGCTGCCGCCTGGGCCTGCTACctgcaggaatttttttttttaaat
This window harbors:
- the ACSBG1 gene encoding long-chain-fatty-acid--CoA ligase ACSBG1: MPHSSGAGCGCAPGDPTAPDSREAPEESRPDASMATTRDSLGSSSLTDRQTLTKESLSHTLEPRAQEKANDVQVNGPEEALWTTRADGRVRLRMDPGCSQLPYTVHRMFYEALDKYGELSALGFKRQGKWEHVTYFQYYLIARKAAKSFLKLGLERAHSVAILGFNSPEWFFAAVGTVFAGGIVTGIYTTSSPEACQYIARDSRANVIVVDTQKQLEKILKIWKNLPHLKAVVMYREPPPKPMANVYTMEEFMELGKDVPEEALDAIIAAQQPNQCCALVYTSGTTGNPKGVMLSQDNITWTARYGSQAGDIQPAEVQQEVVVSYLPLSHIAAQIYDLWTGIQWGAQVCFAEPDALKGSLVNTLREVEPTSHMGVPRVWEKIMERIQEVAAQSGFIRRKMLLWAMSVTLEQNLTCPHSDLKPFTSRLADYLVLAKVRQALGFAKCQKSFYGAAPMTAETQHFFLGLNIRLYAGYGLSETTGPHFMSSPYNYRLYSSGKVVPGCRVKLVGEDAEGIGEICLWGRTIFMGYLNMEDKTSEAIDAEGWLHTGDAGRLDADGFLYITGRLKELIITAGGENVPPVPIEEAVKTEVPIVSNAMLIGDQRKFLSMLLTLKCTLDPDTSDPTDNLSEQALEFCQRVGSRATTVSEIVGRRDQAVYQAIEEGIQRVNSNAAARPYHIQKWAILERDFSISGGELGPTMKLKRLTVLEKYKDIIDSFYQEQRK